CCTCGGACTCGTTGGGACTGGTCTCGTTGTTGCCTTCGTGCTCACCAAGCTTCTGAAGGGAATCAAGTTGATCTGATCGGTTCGAGTGTTTTCTGGCCGCGGGTCAGGATCCAACGAATCGCCACCACAAGGCTGATTCCTCCGCATAGGGCAAAGGCTGTTGAAAGATTGGTTGCTACAACCACTCCTGCCACCAAGAGGCCACTGATCCCACCCCCGCCGAGAAAGGCGATTTGGCTGAGTCCGGCCATGCGCCCCCGCATGACTGGATCAGACCCGATTTGAGTGATTAGGTTGCAGCTGCTCAAGAGGCCTGCGGTGCCGGCCCCGAT
The DNA window shown above is from Synechococcus sp. CC9902 and carries:
- a CDS encoding cytochrome b6-f complex subunit PetL, which produces MGVGIYLGLVGTGLVVAFVLTKLLKGIKLI